CAGCGACCGGGCGTTCAGAAAAGTAGCTTCCTCGGCATAGTCAGAGTTCGGGTACGTATCGATGAACTGCTTGAAATAGAACGCGCTCAGCACATAGTTGCGCTGCTTAAAGTTGGTATTGGCGAAGTAGAACTGGGCTTTTTCGGCCTCGGGGCGGCCCTTCAGCAGCGGAATGAGGTCTTCGAGCAGCGTGCCGGCCCGGAAATAGTCGCCTTTGTCGTAGTACTGCACGGCGGCTTCGTACTTCTTGTTGACGTCGGTGCTTTTCAGCAATTTTTGGTAGCCGCTGGCGCAGGAGCCCAACAAGAGCGTGCTAACGAGCAGAAACAGAACCGTGAGGCGGGAAATCGGCATAAGGGGTGCAAAGGTAACGATTTGAGCCGGCGAAGGCAAACGCGGCGCCAACTCCGGCCGGCCCGTCCGCAGCAAGAGTGCCGGGCCGGGGCCAAAGGTTGCAGCTAGCGCCGCACGTTAGGCGCCGCCAAGGGCGCTTTCGCCGGCGGGGCGGGCTTAGGGCTCGCAGATTTGGGCGTGGTTTTCTTCGGCACCGGCTTGGCCGACTTGCTGGCGGGGCTGCGCTTGGTAGTTGTGGTCTTTTTCTTAACCGGCTTGCGCTTCTTGGGTCGGTCGTCGAACTGCTTGCCCAACACTTGGCGGCGGGTGGGGCGTTCCGCGGCGCGCCACTTGTAGCCCTTCAGGCGCTCGTCGTCGGGCTTGAGCTCGTGCGGCGGGATGAACTTGGCCTCGGGGTTCGAGAGAACGGTGATTTTGTTGAGCTTGCTTTCCAGGAACAGCAGCCGCATGTTGGCCGAGAGCACACGGTTCATGCCGGTGGTGGCGGTGTCGTTGTCGAGGGCGTAGAAGATGCTTTCGGCATTGCCTAGCACGTCCACGCGCCGCAGCTGGTTGTCGCGGAAGTAGGCCATCATGCTGCGGCCCTTGGTCTGGTTGAAGTTCAGCAGCGTGTCCTGGCTCACGGCAAAGGCGTTGCCGTAGAGGCGCATCTCGTCCACCTTGCCGCGCTTCGAGCGGATTTGCATTGAGTCCGAGGTGAGCTGGTTTTTGGCCTGCCACAGCACGGGGTCCTGGTTGAGGTAGATGATGCTGTCCTGCCGGTCGTAGGTCAGCGAGTCGCAGATGCCCTGCATCTGGCCCCGGAATATCTGCACCTTGGGGTAAGCGTAAAGTACCGTGCGCGTGGTGGTCTGGCCGGGCCGCGCCTCGATGCTGATGAGCGTATCGGCGGCCATGTACAGGGTGTCTTTCTGGTTGCCGATGTTGCGCACCACGGGCCGGCCGCCGTAGAGCTTGGTGCGGCCCAGGCCGCGCCAGTACTTGCCTTGGTCGCCGCGCAGGGTCAGGTTGTCTTTCTTGGAAATGAGCGAGACGTGCCCCTTAGCCACGCCATACTGCTTCTTCTCGTCATACACCAGCTGGTCGCCGCCCAGCAGGTAGTTGGGCGTGTCGATTTTGGCGTTTTGTTTGAAGTTGGAAACCCGCGTTATCGTGTTGTAAGTGCCGCCCTCGGCGTAAAGGTTGCCCGACTTGCCCTTGATGCGGGTGGGGCCGTTGAAGTAGGCAATTTTGCTGACCGTGTTGTAGCGCAGCGTGTCGTTGTTCAGCTCTGAATCGGGCGTCACGAGGTGCACATTCCGCTTGAAAACGAACACCTTGCTGTTGGTGTCATAAAAACCCTGCTCGCTGTCGAGGGTGTTTTGCGGGTCGGTGAGGTGGCCGGTTTGGGTGTAGGAGGCCGTTTTGCGGTTCAGGTCGTAGTCGAGGGCCGGCGTGGTCAGGGTCATGCGCGGGTCGCGCATCACCACGTTGCCGGTCATGCGGGCCGTGCGCTTGGTGCCGTCGTAAAAGCCGTGGTCGCCGGTGATGGTCATGGTGTCGCTTTGCACCACGCGCACGTTGCTGAAGGCCTCCACCTGGTTGGTTTCGGTGTATTGGTAGGCCGAGTCGCAATACAGAAACACGTCATCCTGCTGAAAGCTGACGTTGCCCAGCAGCTTGCGAATTTTCACGCCATTGAAGATGCCGCCCACCAGCTGGCCGGTGGTCAGCAGCTTGATGGGCGAACCCTTTGCGCCGGGTTTGGGCGCGGTGCCGGCCCGGGCCGGGGCGGTGGTGACCGGCACGGGCGTGCCGGTGCCCGGCGCGGTGGGGCGCTGCGCTTGCCCCAGCAGCGGCAACAAAATCAGCAGAAGAAAAAAGACGCGCGAGAAGAACATTCGGAGGGCAAAGGTACGGACGGGGCCCGCGCTAACGGCCATCTTTGCGTGGTAGTGTCCGCGGGTCAGCCGGGCACTCGCTTTGTTTATGCTCGATACCGTTCGCCGCTTCATTGAGGAGCACCACCTGTTTTCCATCGACAACGACCCCATCCTCGTGGCCGTCAGCGGCGGGTTGGATTCGGTGGTTTTATTAGACATTCTGCACCGGCTGCGGGTTCAGGTGGCCGTGGCGCACTGCCACTTCGGCCTGCGGGGCGAAGACGCCGACGCCGACGAGCAATTTGTGCGCAAGCTGGCCAAGCAGTACGGCCTCCCCTACTTCGCCGAGTTTTTTCAGACCAAAGCCTTTGCCGAGCAGGAAGGCATTTCGACCCAGATGGCGGCCCGCCTGCTGCGCTATCGCTGGTTTGAACAGGTGCGCCAGACCCAGGGCCTGGCCTACGTGGCCACCGCCCACCACCAGCGCGACCAGGCCGAAACCATGCTGCTGAACCTCGCGCACGGCACCGGGCTGGCCGGCCTGCACGGCATTCAGGTGAAAAACGGCCACGTGGTGCGCCCGCTGCTGGGCGTGGGCCGCGACGACCTGCACGACTACTTGGTGGAGCGCGGCCTGCGCTGGCGCGAAGACGACAGCAACGACAGCCCCGTGTACCAGCGCAACCTGCTGCGCCACGAGGTGCTGCCCGTGCTGCGCGAAATCAACCCCAACCTCGACGAAACCATGGCCGGCACCGCCGAGCGCGTGGGCGGGGCCGAGGAAATTGTGCGCCGCTACGTGGCCGACACCGCCGCCCAGGCCCGCCGCGACGAAGCCGAGGTGACGTACCTCAACATCAGCACGCTGCAAAAAACGGCTGCCACCGCGCTGGTGCTGCAGGAGATTCTGCGGCCCTTCGGCTTTTCGTGGCTGCTGGTGAAGGACATTGTGGCGGCGTTCGGCGGCGAGAGCGGCCGGCGCTTCGACTCGCCCACGCACCGGCTGGTGAAGGACCGCGAAAACCTGGTTATCACCCCGCGGCGCACGTCGCAGTTCGGCACATTCCAACTGGCGGCGGGCCAAACCGACCTGCTGGCCGACGGCATGCGCCTGAAAGCCGAACTGCACGACGACGCCCGGCACTTTATTATTCCGCGCTCGAAAAGCACGGCCGCGCTCGATGCCGACAAGCTCAAATTCCCGCTCACGCTGCGCAAGTGGCAGGAAGGCGACTGGTTTATGCCGCTGGGCATGAAGGGCAAAAAGCTGCTCAGCGACTTCCTCATTGACCAAAAGGTACCACTCAACCTGAAAGACGACGTGCGCGTGCTGACCTCGGCCGACGGCAAAATCTGCTGGGTGGTGGGCTGGCGCGTGGACGACCGGTTCAAGGTGGAAGACAGCTCCGAACGCGTGCTCACGGTGCAGCGCATGTAGAGACGCAACATTTTGCGTCTCGTCGTTGAACGATGGAGTCCACCCGGCAACTGGCCGATATCCACGCGGCACGGACGACGAGACGCAAAATGTTGCGTCTCTACATGCGCCGTTGTCGCTTTTCATTGTGCCTTCCTTCGCGGGGAGGTACTTTTACCCACGAAACTCCAACCCCCCAATTCTTTTCCTATGAAAGTTACCGTAGTCGGAGCCGGCAACGTGGGCGCAACCTGCGCCGATGTGCTCGCCACCCGTGAAATTGCCAACGAAATTGTACTGGTCGACATCAAGGAAGGCATCGCCGAAGGCAAAGCACTCGATATCTGGCAGAAAGCCCCGATTATCGGCTACGACTCGCGCACCGTGGGCGTGACCAACGACTACGCCCGCACGGCCGGTTCCGACGTGGTGGTGATTACCTCGGGCCTGCCCCGCAAGCCCGGCATGAGCCGCGACGACCTGATTGGCATCAACGCCGGCATCGTAAAATCGGTGACCGAGCAGGTAGTGGCCCACTCCCCCAACGCCATCATCATCGTGGTGAGCAACCCGCTCGACGTGATGACCTACCAGGCCCACCTCACCGCCAAGCTGCCCCGCGAAAAGGTGTTCGGCATGGCCGGCATCCTCGACACGGCCCGCTACCGCGCCTTCTTGGCCGAGGCCCTGAACGTGAGCCCCAAAGACATTCAGGCCGTGCTCATGGGCGGCCACGGCGACACCATGGTGCCCCTGCCCCGCTACACCACCGTGGGCGGCATCCCGGTTACCGAACTCATTTCCAAAGAGAAGCTTGACGCCATCGTGCAGCGCACCGCCGTGGGCGGCGGCGAGCTGGTGAAGCTGATGGGCACCTCGGCCTGGTACGCGCCCGGCGCGGCCGCAGCCCAAATGGTGGAAGCCATCGTGCGCGACCAGCGCCGCGTGTTCCCTGTGTGCCTGGAGCTGCAAGGCGAATACGGCATCAACGGCGTGTACCTCGGCGCCCCGGTTATTCTGGGCAAAAACGGCGTGGAGCGCGTGATTGAGCTCCAGCTGAACGACGAAGAGAAGCAGCTGCTCGAAACCTCGCGCGGCCACGTGAAAGAGGTGATGGACGCCCTCGACAAAATGAGCAGCGCCCAGCCCGCTTAACGTTTCAGTTTTAATTGCAAAAAGGCCAGTGCTTTGCAGCACTGGCCTTTTTTGTTGCAGCTGTTAGCTTAAATTATATGCTTACTTTGCAATATTCCCGCCTGCCTTTTCCATTTCAACCCATGAAAAAAGAGCTCATCAATTCGTTCGACAAGGTGTACCTGACCATCGAGCTGGATGAAGCCAATGGCTGGATTTATAACAACTGGGTGGGCGTGCTGCCCACCGAGAAGGTGATTCAGGGCTGCCAGGCCACCATCGATTTTCTGCGGGAAAAGCCGTGCGCCCAAATGCTGAACGACAACCGCGAAGTAGTCGGCTCGTGGAGCTCGGCCAACGACTGGATTGCTCAAAACTGGATGCCGCAGGTGCTGCGGCTGGGCCTCAAGCGCTTTGCCCACGTGGTGTCGCCCGGCATTTTCGGGCAGGCCTCGGCCGCCGAGATGGTGACGAGGGTAGGGTCGCAGTTTGAGATGCGCTTGTTTCAGGACATTGAACTCGCTAAAAACTGGCTGCGCGAGGCGTAACCAGAACGTCGTGCTGAGCGCAGTCGAAGAATCTCGCGTGCAATAGTAAATGAATTACTGCTGTGGCAGAGATGCTTGGATTGCGCTCAGCACGACGTTCTTTTGCCTTTCTGGCTGCTTGTAATCGTAGCCTATTGCTGGCTGGCGCGGAACAGCTTCTGCTTTTCTTCCTTGGATAGGCTCTCGTAGCCGGAGCGCGAAATCTTGTCCAGAATGGTATCGATTTCGTCCTGCAGGGGCTGGCCGGGGGCGGCGGGCTTTTTGGCTCCGCTGGCGGAGGTGGCGGCCACGGGCTCGGCGCGGCGCGGGGGGCTCACGCGCATGGCGGGCTGGCGGTGGGTGAGGTTGCTGAAGAAGTTGCCCACGGCCTGCACGGGGCGGCCCAGGTCGCGGCCGGCCTGCAGCTGCTTGATGAACACAAAGCCGAGCAGGGCGCCGCCCAGGTGTGCAATTTCGCCGCCGGGATTGCCACCGTTCACGCCGGCCAGCGAAATGAGCACCACCACGGCCGCAATCCACTTAATCTTGACCGGGCCAATAAGAATGAGCATGAAAGTGTAGTCGGGCAGCAGGGTGGCGCCGGCCACAATGATGGCCGTAACGGCCGCCGACGCGCCAATCATGGGCGTGCCCACGCCGGGCTGAAACACGGGCAATAAGTTGAAGCTCAGCAGAAAAATGGCCGCCCCGGCCAACGCACCCAGCACGTAGATGCTCACCAGGCGGCGGTCGCCGAGGTACTCGCGCACCAGCTGCCCAAACCAGTAGAGGTTGAGCAGATTGAAGAGAATATGGAAGAATTCCTGGTGGCAAAAAGCGTAGGTCAGCAGCGTCCAGGGGTGGCGAATCAGCACGGGTAGCGACGACGACAGCTCCAGCTGCTTCATCACCACGGGGTAATACCCGCCGGCGCTGCTCAGCGTGAGGATGGCCCGCAGCACGATGAGCGCCGCAAACACAATCACATTCAGCAGAATGAGCTGCATGAGGGCGTTGTCGCGGCGGCTAAAGGCAGTACGGATGTCTTGAACAATGCTCATGGCAAGGGTCAGGGATTAAACAGATGCAACGAAATCCGCCGTCCAAAGGTGGCGGCGGGGGCAGTATCTCAACTCATTTTTTAGTAAAACCGCTCCCGGCCGCCTTCCCAGTACTTCACCACAAAGAAACCGATGAGCAGGCCGCCCAGGTGGGCAAAGTGGGCCACGTTGTCGCCGGGCACGCGGTGCACGCCGCTGTATAGTTCATACAAGGCATAGAGGCCGACAAAATATTTCGCCTTGATGGGAAAGGGTATGAACAGCAGCATCAGCTCGGTGTTCGGAAACAGGTAGGCGAAGGCGAACAACAGGCCAAACAAGGCCCCGGAAGCGCCCACCATGCCGCCGAATTTCGAATTGAGGGTTTCTTCCACGGCGCCGTCAACGGCACTGGTGGCGGCGCTGATGTATTCCTGGTTTTGCGGATTGCGCTGCAGGGCGCCGGCCAACGTTTCGTAGCCGGTAGCGTCGGGGAAATAGGAGCGAAAGAAGTTGGCAAAATCCGGCCCCGAGGGCGTCTGGTGAAACTCCTGCCGCGCCTGCTCCATTTTGTATATCTCGTAGCCCCGTACGCCTTCGTACAGCAGCCCGGCCCCTACCCCGCATATCAGCCAGAAGGTGAGGAAGCGCGACGGCCCCCAGCGCTGCTCCAGCAACGGCCCGAAGGAAATCAGGCCGAACATGTTGGAAAACAAGTGCCCCCAGCCGGCGTGCAGAAACATGTAGGTAAAAAACTGCCAGGGGAAAAAATACGGCGAGCCAATGGGATACAAGCTACCGATTTGGGTGAGCAGCGGCAGCAGGCTCATTTGGGCCAGCAGAAACGCAATGTTCACAATCAGCAGGTTGCGAACGGTGGGGGTCAGGTTGAACATGCAGGGATAATAGGGCGCCGCGCAAGCCGCACGGCCGGACTTACTTACGGAAAAAATCGGCCAGCTGCTGCCCATCAAGCAGCACCAGGGTTTTGCGGCCGTCGGGGGTGTAGCCGGGGGTCTGGCAGGCAAAAAGGCGGTCGGCCAGGGCGCTGAGCTCGGCCTCGGGCAGGCGCGTGGCGGCCGTGCTGGCGGCCACGCGGCGCGCCAGGGCCCGGGCCAGGCCCTCGCTTTGGTCGAGCTTGAGCGGGCCCGCGGCCGTACGGAACTGCTCAATCAGGCTTTCCAGCAGCTCCTTTTCGTTTTGAGGCGGCATCCCGGCCGGGATGGCCTCTACGGCAATCGTGTTCGGCCCGAACTCCACGAAGATGAAGCCCAGCGCGTGCAGCGGCTCGGTGAGCTCGCGCAGCACGGCGAAATCGGCGGGCGAAAACGTGACCGTGCGCGGAAACAGCAGCGTTTGGGACGTGCCCACGGCGCGGCCCAGCTCCTGCCGGTACTGCTCGTAGAGAATACGCTCGCGGGCCGCCTCCTGGTCAATCAGCAGCACACCCGACTTCACCGGCACCAGCACGTATCGCTGCTGCACCTGCAGGGCCCGGCTGCCCGAGCCGCCCTCGCGGGCAGGAGTGGGCGTGGCGGGCGAAGCTTCGGGCATGGCGAGGCCCAGCGTGAAATCTTCGGTGCCAACGGAGGCTGGCGCCACGGGCGGCTCCGGCGGAAAATCGGCCTCGAAGCTGCGCACTACGGGGTTGTCGGCGCCCACGGCCTTGTCTTCACGCACCGGCTGGCCGAGCTCACGGTAAAAGGCTTCGAGTTCGCGTCGGGCCTGCTCGGTGGGGCGCGGCGGCAGGCCCCGCTCATAGCCATCGCGCCGCACTTCGGGCGAGAAATTGGAAAAGCCGGAGCTGTTGGCCGACGGGCTGCGGGTGGCGGCCGAAGCGGCGGCGGCCAGCGCATCGGGGCGGTAGGTGTCGTGGCTGGCGGCAGCGCGGGCGGCGGGCGTGGCCGCGGGCAGGTGGTCGTGGGCCGTGACGGGCGCCTCGCCGGTACCCTTGCCAGCCCGCAGCGGCCGGATGGGCGCAAAATTCACGTCCCCATCGAAGTCCAGCGACGGCGCGATGTTGTGGATGCCCAGGCTTTGCTTCACGGCGGCGCGCACCACGGCGTAGACGGTTTTCTCGTCCTCGAACTTTATTTCCGTCTTCGTGGGGTGTACGTTGATGTCGATGGCCTTGGGGTCGAGCTCCAGAAACAGCACGTAGAACGGGTGCGTGTCGCGGGCCAGCAGGCCCTCGTAAGCCGCCAGCACGGCGTGGTTCAGATAGGCCGAGCGGATGAAGCGGTTGTTGACGAAAAAGAACTGGTCGCCCCGGCTTTTCTTGCTCGACTCGGGCTTGCCCACGAAGCCGCGCACCGAGATGGAGTGCGTCACTTCCTCGCAGGCGGCCAGCTGCTCCTTGTAGCCATTGCCCAGCAAGGCCACAATGCGCTGGCTGAGCTTGCCGGCCGGCAGGCCAAACACCTCCAGTTCATTTTGATAAAGCGAGAAGGCAATCTGCGGATTGGCCAGTGCCACGTGCTGAAACTCGTCGAGGATGTGCCGCATTTCCACGGCGTTGCTCTTGAGGAAGTTGCGCCGGGCCGGCACGTTGAAAAACAGGTTTTTGACGGAGATGCTGGTACCGTCGGGGCAGGCGGTGGGCTGCTGGCTGGTCACCTGCGAACCTTCCACCAGCAGCAGGGTGCCGGTGTCGTGGTCGCGCTGCTTGGTGCGGATTTCGACCTGGGCCACGGCCGCGATGCTGGCCAGGGCCTCGCCCCGGAAGCCAAGCGTGCGGATTTTGAACAGGTCTTCGGTTGAGCGGATTTTGCTGGTGGCGTGGCGCTCCAGGCTCATGCGGGCGTCGGTGGGCGACATGCCAGCGCCGTTGTCGACCACCTGCACGAGTTGCTTGCCCGCTTCTTTCACAATGAGTTGGACCTGAGTGGCGCCGGCATCAACGGCATTTTCCAGCAGCTCCTTCACCACCGAGGCAGGGCGCTGCACCACTTCGCCGGCCGCAATCTGGTTGGCTAGGTATTCGGGAAGCAGGCGAATGATATCGGGCATTTCGGGAAAGCTAGAGGCGGGTAGCGGAAAAGAGCGTAGCAGAGCTAACGGGCACGCAGACAAGCGCAAACGCACCCGGCAATAACCGGAAACTGAACGCGTTGTAAACCCTTGACGGGGTTTTGTGCGTACCTTCGCGGCTAAATAGCGGAGTTCCAGCTTGAAATTTTCCGGCAGTGCCGGGAGTATTTCAAGCCGCAGCCGGCTTCGTTTGGAACCTCCAAACCCAACCGCCGGGTTCCGCTGTTACCCACGACAAAAGTACGGCCCCCGCGGCCCGTTTGCCTCTTGAACCAACCCATCAACTCCACGGGGCTCCTGCGCATCCCACTTCAGCTGAGCCTGGCCGCTTTGCTGCTGGCCGCGGGCATGCTGCTGTCGTTTTCGGAAACAAAGAAGCTGCCCGCCGACCCGTTGCCGGCCTCGCCCAAGGAAATGGCCTGGGTTGACAGCGTGTTCAACTCGCTCACGCCCGAGCAGCGCCTGGGTCAGCTGTTCATGGTGGCGGCCTATTCCAACAAGGACCGCAGCCACGTGGAGCGCATCGAGCGCCTGGTGCGCAATCAAAACATTGGCGGCGTTATGTTTCTGCAGGGCGGTCCCAAGCGCCAGGCCATCATGACCAACCGCCTGCAGGCCGCTGCCAAGGTGCCCCTGCTCATCGCCATGGACGCCGAGTGGGGCCTCGACATGCGCCTCGATTCCTCGGCCCACTACGCCAAGCAAATGACGCTGGGCGCCATGGACGACCCCAAGCTGGTGTACCAGATGGGCCGCGACATTGCCCGCAAAATGCGCGCCCTGGGCGTGCACATCGACTTCGCGCCGGTGATTGACGTGAATTCCAACCCCGGCAACCCCGTCATCGGCAACCGCTCGTTTGGCGAAGACCAGAACCGCGTGGGCGCACTGGGCATTCAGTACATCAAGGGCTTGCAGGAAACCGGCGTGATGGCCGTGGCCAAACACTTCCCCGGCCACGGCGACACCGACACCGACTCGCACGTGTCGCTGCCGGTCATCAACACCGACCTGGCCCGGCTGCAGAAAGTGGATTTGGTGCCGTTTCAGCAGTCGTTCGAGGCCGGCGTGATGGGCGTGATGGTGGCCCACCTGTACATGCCGCTGTTCGACACCACCAACGCCAAGACCACCACGCTGTCGCGGGCCCTGGTGACGGACCTGCTCAAGGACAAGATGGGCTTTAAGGGCTTGGTTTTTACCGATGCGCTCAACATGAAGAGCGTGAGCAAGCTCTACAAAGACGGCGAGCTCGACGCCATGGCCCTGGCCGCCGGCAACGACATTCTGCTGTTTTCGGAAGACGTGCCGGCCGCCCTCAAGCGCATTCAGGAGGCTGCCGCTACGGGCGCGCTCAAGCAGGAAGACCTGGACCTGCGCATCAAAAAGATTTTGCGCGCCAAGTACTGGGCCGGGCTGGCCAGCTACAAGCCCACGCGCCTCACTACGCTGCGCGACAGCCTGAACCAGCCGTTCACCAAGGTGCTGGCCCAGAGTATTTTTGAGCACGCCGTGACGGTGGTGAAGAACGACGACAAGCTCCTCCCCTTCCAGCGCCTCGATACGCTGCGCATTGCCGCCATCACCATTGGCACGCAGGCCGAGGGGCCGTATGCCACCATTTTCAACAAGTACCAGCCCGGCCCGGTATACGCCGTGCCCGACCGCTACGCCCCGGACAGCACCTTTACCCGCATTGCCAGCCGCCTCACGGGCTACAACGTGGTGGTGGTGAGCCTGCACCAGATGAACAACACCCCCAGCCACAGCTACGGCATCGGCGACGGGGCGCTGAAGTTCATCAAGCAGCTTGAAGCCAACAAGCGCTTCAAAACCGTGGTGGTGGCCATGGGCAATGCTTATTCGCTGAAATTTCTGGAGGATGCCCGCACCCTGGTGTGCGGCTACGAAGACCATTACGCCGCGCAGCTGGTGGTGCCGCAGGTGCTGTTTGGCGCGCTGCCGGCCCGCGGCAAACTGCCCGTCACGGTGTCGCCCACCATGCGCGCGGCCACGGGCATCGCCACCCCCGACCTGCACCGCCTGCGCTACGCCGCCCCCGAAAGCCAGGGCCTGAGCTCGCGCGTGCTGGCCCAGATTGACAACATCGCCCTGGAAAGCCAGACCTACGCCGCCGCCCCCGGCTGCCAGGTGCTGGTGGCCAAAAACGGCACCGTGGTGTTTGACCAGAGCTACGGCTACTGCACCTACGACCAAAGCCAGCCCGTGACCAGCAGCACCTTGTACGACCTGGCTTCGGTGACGAAAGTGGCCGGCACGCTGCAGGCCGTGATGTACCTCAAGGACCAGGGCAAGCTCAA
This DNA window, taken from Hymenobacter sp. 5317J-9, encodes the following:
- the tilS gene encoding tRNA lysidine(34) synthetase TilS — protein: MLDTVRRFIEEHHLFSIDNDPILVAVSGGLDSVVLLDILHRLRVQVAVAHCHFGLRGEDADADEQFVRKLAKQYGLPYFAEFFQTKAFAEQEGISTQMAARLLRYRWFEQVRQTQGLAYVATAHHQRDQAETMLLNLAHGTGLAGLHGIQVKNGHVVRPLLGVGRDDLHDYLVERGLRWREDDSNDSPVYQRNLLRHEVLPVLREINPNLDETMAGTAERVGGAEEIVRRYVADTAAQARRDEAEVTYLNISTLQKTAATALVLQEILRPFGFSWLLVKDIVAAFGGESGRRFDSPTHRLVKDRENLVITPRRTSQFGTFQLAAGQTDLLADGMRLKAELHDDARHFIIPRSKSTAALDADKLKFPLTLRKWQEGDWFMPLGMKGKKLLSDFLIDQKVPLNLKDDVRVLTSADGKICWVVGWRVDDRFKVEDSSERVLTVQRM
- a CDS encoding rhomboid family intramembrane serine protease, with product MSIVQDIRTAFSRRDNALMQLILLNVIVFAALIVLRAILTLSSAGGYYPVVMKQLELSSSLPVLIRHPWTLLTYAFCHQEFFHILFNLLNLYWFGQLVREYLGDRRLVSIYVLGALAGAAIFLLSFNLLPVFQPGVGTPMIGASAAVTAIIVAGATLLPDYTFMLILIGPVKIKWIAAVVVLISLAGVNGGNPGGEIAHLGGALLGFVFIKQLQAGRDLGRPVQAVGNFFSNLTHRQPAMRVSPPRRAEPVAATSASGAKKPAAPGQPLQDEIDTILDKISRSGYESLSKEEKQKLFRASQQ
- the mdh gene encoding malate dehydrogenase, coding for MKVTVVGAGNVGATCADVLATREIANEIVLVDIKEGIAEGKALDIWQKAPIIGYDSRTVGVTNDYARTAGSDVVVITSGLPRKPGMSRDDLIGINAGIVKSVTEQVVAHSPNAIIIVVSNPLDVMTYQAHLTAKLPREKVFGMAGILDTARYRAFLAEALNVSPKDIQAVLMGGHGDTMVPLPRYTTVGGIPVTELISKEKLDAIVQRTAVGGGELVKLMGTSAWYAPGAAAAQMVEAIVRDQRRVFPVCLELQGEYGINGVYLGAPVILGKNGVERVIELQLNDEEKQLLETSRGHVKEVMDALDKMSSAQPA
- a CDS encoding rhomboid family intramembrane serine protease; the protein is MFNLTPTVRNLLIVNIAFLLAQMSLLPLLTQIGSLYPIGSPYFFPWQFFTYMFLHAGWGHLFSNMFGLISFGPLLEQRWGPSRFLTFWLICGVGAGLLYEGVRGYEIYKMEQARQEFHQTPSGPDFANFFRSYFPDATGYETLAGALQRNPQNQEYISAATSAVDGAVEETLNSKFGGMVGASGALFGLLFAFAYLFPNTELMLLFIPFPIKAKYFVGLYALYELYSGVHRVPGDNVAHFAHLGGLLIGFFVVKYWEGGRERFY
- a CDS encoding OstA-like protein; amino-acid sequence: MFFSRVFFLLLILLPLLGQAQRPTAPGTGTPVPVTTAPARAGTAPKPGAKGSPIKLLTTGQLVGGIFNGVKIRKLLGNVSFQQDDVFLYCDSAYQYTETNQVEAFSNVRVVQSDTMTITGDHGFYDGTKRTARMTGNVVMRDPRMTLTTPALDYDLNRKTASYTQTGHLTDPQNTLDSEQGFYDTNSKVFVFKRNVHLVTPDSELNNDTLRYNTVSKIAYFNGPTRIKGKSGNLYAEGGTYNTITRVSNFKQNAKIDTPNYLLGGDQLVYDEKKQYGVAKGHVSLISKKDNLTLRGDQGKYWRGLGRTKLYGGRPVVRNIGNQKDTLYMAADTLISIEARPGQTTTRTVLYAYPKVQIFRGQMQGICDSLTYDRQDSIIYLNQDPVLWQAKNQLTSDSMQIRSKRGKVDEMRLYGNAFAVSQDTLLNFNQTKGRSMMAYFRDNQLRRVDVLGNAESIFYALDNDTATTGMNRVLSANMRLLFLESKLNKITVLSNPEAKFIPPHELKPDDERLKGYKWRAAERPTRRQVLGKQFDDRPKKRKPVKKKTTTTKRSPASKSAKPVPKKTTPKSASPKPAPPAKAPLAAPNVRR
- a CDS encoding glycoside hydrolase family 3 N-terminal domain-containing protein, translating into MNQPINSTGLLRIPLQLSLAALLLAAGMLLSFSETKKLPADPLPASPKEMAWVDSVFNSLTPEQRLGQLFMVAAYSNKDRSHVERIERLVRNQNIGGVMFLQGGPKRQAIMTNRLQAAAKVPLLIAMDAEWGLDMRLDSSAHYAKQMTLGAMDDPKLVYQMGRDIARKMRALGVHIDFAPVIDVNSNPGNPVIGNRSFGEDQNRVGALGIQYIKGLQETGVMAVAKHFPGHGDTDTDSHVSLPVINTDLARLQKVDLVPFQQSFEAGVMGVMVAHLYMPLFDTTNAKTTTLSRALVTDLLKDKMGFKGLVFTDALNMKSVSKLYKDGELDAMALAAGNDILLFSEDVPAALKRIQEAAATGALKQEDLDLRIKKILRAKYWAGLASYKPTRLTTLRDSLNQPFTKVLAQSIFEHAVTVVKNDDKLLPFQRLDTLRIAAITIGTQAEGPYATIFNKYQPGPVYAVPDRYAPDSTFTRIASRLTGYNVVVVSLHQMNNTPSHSYGIGDGALKFIKQLEANKRFKTVVVAMGNAYSLKFLEDARTLVCGYEDHYAAQLVVPQVLFGALPARGKLPVTVSPTMRAATGIATPDLHRLRYAAPESQGLSSRVLAQIDNIALESQTYAAAPGCQVLVAKNGTVVFDQSYGYCTYDQSQPVTSSTLYDLASVTKVAGTLQAVMYLKDQGKLNIEEKVATYLPELARTNKRDMTVRDVLLHQAGLKPGIPTWERTMRDGQLKPTFYASIRSDDFPNEVAPGEYSTKAADDSVWAWTMRSGLLPKIKGKYPTEYSDLSFIVMKRVCEKILKQPIENFLQDNFYRPLGLGSMTYNPLQRFPKSCIAPTEKDTYYRREQLQGTVHDQTAALVGGVGGHAGLFATANDLAVLMQMNLQNGNYGGTRYFQNPVVSEFARPQNGGRRGLGWDHGDPSKPEGPTSNLAPASTFGHTGFTGTCVWMDPDNDILYVFLSNRVYPDAGNNKLRQYNIRTRIQEVIYKALAAENAKKLASANLEQK
- the mutL gene encoding DNA mismatch repair endonuclease MutL; its protein translation is MPDIIRLLPEYLANQIAAGEVVQRPASVVKELLENAVDAGATQVQLIVKEAGKQLVQVVDNGAGMSPTDARMSLERHATSKIRSTEDLFKIRTLGFRGEALASIAAVAQVEIRTKQRDHDTGTLLLVEGSQVTSQQPTACPDGTSISVKNLFFNVPARRNFLKSNAVEMRHILDEFQHVALANPQIAFSLYQNELEVFGLPAGKLSQRIVALLGNGYKEQLAACEEVTHSISVRGFVGKPESSKKSRGDQFFFVNNRFIRSAYLNHAVLAAYEGLLARDTHPFYVLFLELDPKAIDINVHPTKTEIKFEDEKTVYAVVRAAVKQSLGIHNIAPSLDFDGDVNFAPIRPLRAGKGTGEAPVTAHDHLPAATPAARAAASHDTYRPDALAAAASAATRSPSANSSGFSNFSPEVRRDGYERGLPPRPTEQARRELEAFYRELGQPVREDKAVGADNPVVRSFEADFPPEPPVAPASVGTEDFTLGLAMPEASPATPTPAREGGSGSRALQVQQRYVLVPVKSGVLLIDQEAARERILYEQYRQELGRAVGTSQTLLFPRTVTFSPADFAVLRELTEPLHALGFIFVEFGPNTIAVEAIPAGMPPQNEKELLESLIEQFRTAAGPLKLDQSEGLARALARRVAASTAATRLPEAELSALADRLFACQTPGYTPDGRKTLVLLDGQQLADFFRK